A stretch of DNA from Bacillus sp. FJAT-45350:
CAAAGTGGAGCACTATACAATTTCTGATTTAGCTAGTGAATTTGATGTGAGTACAAGAACTATTCGTTACTACGAAGAAAGGGGGTTAATTTTTCCTGACAGAAAAGATTCAGGACAAAGGCTTTATTCGCGAAAAGATCGAGCGAGACTTCGCTTGATTTTAAGAGGAAAACGTTTTGGTTTTTCTTTAGCTGAAATAGAAGAAATGATTGAATTATTTGATGAGGACCGTACTGGGGTTAAACAATTAGAAAAGACAATTGAGTATGGGTCTGAGAAGATAGCCGAGATTACTACAAGACTAGAAGATATGGAGCAATTACGTACAGAAATGCTTTCGTTACAGGATGATTTCAAACGAAGGTTAGAATTAGCGAAAAAAGAGGAGGAATAGTATTGAATATTTCTAATTTATTATCTCGTAATGGCCGGAAATTTTCAGATAGTATCGCGATTGTTGAAGGTGAGACAAGCAAAACATATAGACAGCTTGATGATGAAGTGAATCGATTTGCATCTAGTTTAAGAAACTTAGGGGTTGTACGAGGAAACAAGGTGATGCTTTTCTTACCTAATACAAGTGAATTTATTATTAGTTATTTAGCAACTCTTCGATTAGGGGCAATTGCAGTTCCGGTGAATGCAAGGCTAACGGCTAAAGAGTTAACATACATTATTGAACATAGTGATGCAACAGCTGTAATTTGTCATCA
This window harbors:
- a CDS encoding MerR family transcriptional regulator; its protein translation is MEHYTISDLASEFDVSTRTIRYYEERGLIFPDRKDSGQRLYSRKDRARLRLILRGKRFGFSLAEIEEMIELFDEDRTGVKQLEKTIEYGSEKIAEITTRLEDMEQLRTEMLSLQDDFKRRLELAKKEEE